A genomic stretch from Erysipelothrix sp. HDW6C includes:
- a CDS encoding biotin--[acetyl-CoA-carboxylase] ligase has translation MSQSVLDILEANIGEFVSGEAIAQAMMMTRANVWKEVQKLKQQNYEIESVRNQGYALMSLNGNLSRKQILDGLHADTISSLEYLPSVNSTNTYAKLLAQDSNINNALIVSDEQTGGRGRMGRSFHSPAKHGIYMSFILRPTLELIDVQLLTIAAAVALVRSIKKRLNVNPTIKWLNDIYIDGRKLAGILTEGEIVLETRQYRFVVLGLGINITHDEHLPKDLSAIYTSLEDASHQTIDRNALITNFINEFYAIYHTIPHNRTTLIQEYTSYSNILGRKITIKDEGDTEYEAIDITENGYLRVRDANNQERILNSGEVSIRGNFK, from the coding sequence ATGTCACAATCAGTTCTCGATATACTTGAAGCAAACATCGGCGAATTCGTCAGCGGTGAAGCAATTGCCCAGGCAATGATGATGACGCGCGCAAACGTTTGGAAAGAAGTTCAAAAACTAAAGCAACAAAACTATGAAATCGAATCGGTACGGAATCAAGGCTATGCTTTGATGAGCCTCAACGGTAATTTATCACGCAAACAAATCCTAGATGGACTTCATGCAGATACAATTTCAAGCCTTGAGTACCTACCTTCTGTAAACTCTACAAATACATATGCTAAACTTTTAGCACAAGATTCAAACATCAACAATGCATTGATTGTTTCTGATGAACAGACAGGTGGTCGAGGACGCATGGGTCGATCGTTTCACTCCCCTGCAAAACACGGTATTTATATGAGTTTCATTCTTCGTCCAACCTTGGAACTTATTGATGTCCAACTGTTAACGATTGCTGCAGCGGTTGCACTTGTTCGTTCCATTAAGAAACGACTCAATGTGAACCCAACCATCAAATGGCTTAATGACATCTACATCGATGGGCGCAAACTTGCCGGCATTCTAACTGAAGGAGAGATTGTACTCGAAACCCGTCAATACCGTTTTGTAGTACTTGGATTGGGAATAAATATCACCCACGATGAACACTTACCAAAAGATTTAAGTGCAATTTACACATCTCTTGAAGACGCTTCGCATCAAACCATTGATCGCAATGCATTAATTACGAATTTCATCAATGAATTCTATGCCATCTATCACACCATTCCCCATAACCGTACAACCTTAATTCAAGAATATACGAGCTATAGCAATATTCTTGGTCGCAAGATTACGATCAAAGATGAAGGGGATACCGAATATGAGGCCATTGATATTACAGAAAATGGATACCTTCGTGTTCGTGATGCCAACAACCAAGAACGAATTTTAAATTCTGGAGAAGTCAGCATAAGGGGAAATTTCAAATGA
- a CDS encoding biotin/lipoyl-containing protein: MLRKFRVKLNDKEYVVEMEEIGNPEGASFAQPAAPAPVATAAPVQAAAAETPVVAPAPVAAPVNVEGGVEITAPMPGNILDVLVNVGDVVAENQVLLVLEAMKMENNIVATQAGTVVAISAQKGSTIDVGQVMVVIK, from the coding sequence ATGCTAAGAAAATTTAGAGTTAAATTAAACGACAAAGAATATGTTGTTGAAATGGAAGAAATTGGAAACCCAGAGGGTGCTTCATTTGCACAACCAGCAGCACCAGCACCAGTAGCAACTGCTGCACCAGTACAAGCTGCAGCCGCAGAAACACCTGTTGTTGCACCAGCACCTGTCGCAGCACCTGTTAATGTTGAAGGTGGTGTTGAAATTACAGCACCAATGCCAGGAAACATTCTTGATGTGTTGGTTAATGTTGGTGACGTCGTTGCGGAAAACCAAGTACTCCTTGTATTGGAAGCGATGAAAATGGAAAACAACATCGTTGCTACACAAGCAGGAACAGTTGTTGCAATTTCAGCACAAAAAGGATCAACCATTGATGTTGGTCAAGTAATGGTCGTTATTAAGTAA
- a CDS encoding sodium ion-translocating decarboxylase subunit beta, producing MDFFQGFMTISAGQVTMMVIGGILIYLGIVKEYEPTLLVPMGLGAILVNFPNSGLITQPGGPVGVLNILFEAGIETELFPLLIFIGIGAMIDFGPLLQNPSMLLYGAAAQFGIFFTVVVAVLFNFPIAEAATIGIIGAADGPTSIFVANKLAPQLLGPITVAAYSYMALVPIIQPAAIKLVTTKKERAIKMTYKASGVSKRTKILFPIIISIVAGFISPVSLPLVGFLMFGNLLRECGVLERLSLTAQNELVNIVSILLGFTIALKMTADQFLTWQTLLIIAFGLVAFIMDTIGGVLFAKFINIFRKEKINPMIGGAGISAFPMSARVVQKLATEADPQNFVLNYSIGANVSGQIASVIAGGMILMFFA from the coding sequence ATGGACTTTTTTCAGGGATTTATGACAATTAGTGCCGGCCAAGTAACCATGATGGTTATTGGTGGTATCTTAATCTATTTAGGAATAGTGAAGGAATATGAACCAACACTTTTAGTTCCAATGGGACTGGGAGCTATCTTGGTAAACTTCCCAAACTCAGGTTTGATTACACAACCCGGAGGACCGGTAGGGGTTCTGAATATCTTATTCGAAGCAGGGATCGAAACAGAATTGTTCCCACTGCTCATCTTTATTGGAATTGGTGCAATGATTGACTTTGGTCCATTGCTACAAAATCCATCAATGCTACTTTATGGAGCTGCTGCTCAATTTGGAATTTTCTTTACAGTTGTTGTTGCAGTACTCTTTAATTTCCCAATTGCAGAAGCTGCTACAATCGGTATTATCGGTGCCGCAGATGGTCCAACATCAATCTTTGTTGCTAACAAGTTAGCGCCACAATTGTTAGGTCCAATCACTGTTGCTGCTTATTCATACATGGCTCTCGTTCCAATTATTCAACCTGCTGCTATTAAATTAGTAACAACGAAAAAAGAACGTGCTATTAAGATGACCTATAAGGCTTCAGGTGTCTCGAAACGTACGAAGATTTTATTCCCAATTATTATTTCAATTGTTGCCGGATTTATTTCACCAGTATCATTACCACTTGTTGGATTCTTGATGTTTGGTAACTTGCTTCGTGAATGTGGTGTTCTTGAACGCCTCAGCCTAACAGCACAAAATGAACTCGTTAACATTGTTTCAATCTTACTTGGATTTACGATTGCATTAAAAATGACAGCGGATCAATTCTTAACATGGCAAACACTGTTAATTATCGCGTTTGGTCTTGTCGCTTTCATTATGGATACAATCGGTGGCGTACTCTTTGCGAAATTTATTAATATCTTCCGTAAAGAAAAGATCAACCCAATGATTGGTGGCGCAGGTATCTCCGCGTTCCCAATGTCAGCGCGTGTTGTTCAAAAACTTGCTACCGAAGCAGATCCGCAAAACTTTGTCCTTAACTATTCAATCGGAGCGAACGTCTCGGGTCAAATCGCATCAGTTATTGCTGGTGGTATGATCTTGATGTTCTTCGCTTAG
- a CDS encoding OadG-related small transporter subunit, whose translation MNVDMVALTEAFKIMGIGMGGIFLALGIIYAASVVLLKVFPEDK comes from the coding sequence ATGAATGTAGATATGGTCGCTTTAACAGAAGCGTTTAAAATTATGGGTATTGGCATGGGTGGTATTTTCTTAGCTCTTGGCATTATCTATGCAGCAAGTGTTGTCTTACTAAAAGTATTTCCTGAAGACAAATAA
- the citC gene encoding [citrate (pro-3S)-lyase] ligase, with protein sequence MADIRRLFVHQQRDVYDMWVGFLNQANIRHEDNVEFVYGVFEGDQLIATGSIYQNILKCIAVCKDFTGGATLSQLISHLMSEVMDRGFKACYVYTKPDTTQSFEYLGFKEIGRVDGELVFLEKAINGFDSYLESIQQYRHEDGVSAAIVMNANPFTKGHQYLVESAAAAVDYVFVFVLSEDASAFPAAVRKQLVMAGVSHLDNVTVLDTGSYMVSSQTFPSYFLKESSDVTRIQAELDASIFKNRIAKTMNIRVRFVGEEPFSEATNIYNTALKTVLEPEVQLRIIPRKQEGDVVISATRVREHLYLNDLEFVKELVPTTTYDYLTSQAGQSLIEDIRNGGKSIGKV encoded by the coding sequence ATGGCGGATATTCGAAGACTGTTTGTTCACCAACAACGTGATGTTTACGATATGTGGGTTGGATTTTTAAATCAAGCAAACATACGTCATGAAGACAATGTTGAATTTGTTTATGGTGTTTTTGAAGGGGACCAGCTGATTGCAACTGGATCCATCTATCAAAATATTCTAAAATGCATTGCAGTTTGCAAAGACTTTACAGGTGGTGCAACTTTAAGTCAGTTGATCTCGCATCTTATGAGTGAGGTGATGGATCGTGGCTTTAAAGCGTGCTATGTGTATACAAAACCCGATACGACCCAGTCCTTTGAATACTTAGGTTTCAAAGAGATTGGTCGTGTTGATGGCGAATTGGTGTTTTTAGAAAAAGCAATCAATGGATTTGATTCCTATTTGGAGTCAATTCAGCAGTATCGCCATGAAGATGGCGTGAGTGCAGCAATTGTAATGAATGCAAATCCTTTTACAAAAGGGCATCAGTATCTTGTTGAGAGTGCGGCAGCTGCAGTAGACTACGTGTTCGTCTTTGTTTTATCGGAAGATGCATCAGCATTTCCTGCAGCAGTACGCAAGCAACTTGTGATGGCGGGTGTTTCGCATTTGGATAATGTAACCGTACTTGATACTGGGAGTTACATGGTATCATCGCAAACATTTCCATCGTACTTTCTTAAAGAATCCAGTGATGTAACCCGAATTCAAGCGGAACTGGATGCAAGTATCTTTAAGAATCGCATTGCGAAGACAATGAATATACGTGTTCGATTTGTTGGCGAAGAGCCATTCTCTGAGGCAACAAATATATACAATACTGCCTTAAAAACTGTCCTTGAACCCGAAGTGCAACTGCGCATTATTCCTCGTAAACAAGAGGGTGACGTCGTTATTAGTGCCACACGTGTTCGAGAACACTTGTACCTTAATGATTTAGAGTTCGTCAAAGAACTCGTGCCAACGACGACTTATGATTATTTAACGTCACAAGCCGGTCAAAGTCTCATAGAAGACATACGAAACGGAGGGAAATCAATTGGCAAAGTTTGA
- the citD gene encoding citrate lyase acyl carrier protein, with amino-acid sequence MAKFEIKDQAIAGTLESSDLQITIDQNNGKGIEIDLQSSVEFQFGKRIREVITETLSNLEITDAKVSVVDQGALDCTIIARTIAVVHRASGVTENIDWEALESWNV; translated from the coding sequence TTGGCAAAGTTTGAAATTAAAGACCAAGCGATTGCAGGGACACTGGAATCGTCAGATTTACAAATTACCATTGATCAAAACAATGGTAAAGGTATCGAAATTGATTTACAAAGTAGTGTAGAATTTCAATTTGGTAAACGCATCCGTGAGGTTATCACAGAAACATTATCAAATTTAGAGATTACAGATGCTAAAGTATCTGTCGTAGACCAAGGTGCCTTGGATTGTACAATCATTGCGCGTACAATCGCAGTTGTACACCGTGCGTCAGGAGTCACTGAAAATATTGATTGGGAGGCGCTTGAATCATGGAACGTTTAA
- a CDS encoding aldolase/citrate lyase family protein — MERLRRTMMFLPASNPGMLRDANLYGADSIMFDLEDSVSLKEKDSSRFLVYQAVKTFDYGDTEIIVRINDLAQGGRDDIHAMVRAGIDVIRLPKTESAEDVHAVEAVILEAETQCGREIGSTKIFTAIEGPLGVLNAYSIATSSQRIIGMAIGAEDYVTSMKTRRYPERASEEIFFARSMIVHAARAAGIAAVDTVFSDVNDPETLERETEFIKQLGFDGKSVINPRQIPIVNKVFRPSDKEIKNAMDVIAAINEAEARGSGVIALNGKMIDKPIVERAERVLMLARAAGIDVDGKGK; from the coding sequence ATGGAACGTTTAAGAAGAACGATGATGTTTTTGCCTGCAAGTAATCCAGGGATGTTACGCGATGCTAACCTCTATGGTGCAGACTCAATTATGTTTGACCTTGAAGACTCGGTTTCACTGAAAGAAAAAGATAGTTCACGATTCCTTGTATATCAAGCAGTGAAAACATTTGATTATGGGGATACTGAAATTATTGTTCGTATCAATGACTTAGCACAAGGTGGTCGTGATGATATTCATGCGATGGTTCGTGCGGGTATCGATGTAATCCGTTTGCCAAAAACAGAATCTGCTGAAGATGTTCATGCTGTTGAAGCAGTTATTCTTGAAGCAGAAACACAATGCGGACGTGAAATTGGATCAACAAAAATCTTTACAGCAATTGAAGGACCCTTGGGTGTATTGAATGCATATTCAATTGCAACATCAAGTCAACGTATTATTGGGATGGCGATTGGTGCTGAGGATTATGTTACATCTATGAAAACACGTCGTTATCCAGAACGTGCCAGTGAAGAAATTTTCTTTGCGCGCTCAATGATCGTGCATGCTGCACGTGCTGCTGGTATTGCTGCAGTTGATACTGTATTCTCAGATGTTAACGATCCAGAAACACTGGAACGTGAGACAGAATTTATCAAGCAACTTGGCTTTGATGGAAAATCAGTCATTAACCCACGTCAGATTCCAATTGTTAACAAAGTATTCCGTCCATCCGATAAAGAAATTAAGAATGCGATGGATGTTATCGCCGCAATCAATGAAGCTGAAGCACGCGGTTCAGGTGTTATTGCCTTGAACGGTAAAATGATTGATAAACCAATTGTTGAACGTGCTGAACGTGTCTTAATGTTAGCTCGCGCAGCGGGTATTGACGTTGATGGGAAGGGGAAATAA
- the citF gene encoding citrate lyase subunit alpha codes for MKENKVGRMIPDVYAEKYGVFVDQFDRKPTYKRASADVTAVLPGESKLRDSIKDVIIESGLKDGMTVSFHHHFREGDAVLNMVMAEIAKLGIKNLTLASSSIANVHEPIIEHIRNGVITNITSSGLRDKVGAAISSGILENPVVIRSHGGRARAIEMGDIEIDVAFLGAPSSDDYGNANGSHGKATCGALGYARVDAEFAKKVVIITDNLVPYPNTPISIPQNHVDYVVVVDSIGDPNGIAKGATRFTSNPKELLIAEYASKVITESPYFKNGFSFQAGSGGSALAVARFLKDEMIAKEVKAGFALGGLTGHMCQMLEEGLIDTIIDTQSFDRGAIESIKNNEKHYEISASMYANPGNKGAAVNKLDVVVLSALEVDTNFNVNVMTGSDGVIRGASGGHCDTAAGAKLSIILSPIVRGRIPTIVDNVNTIITPGQSIDVVVTEVGIAINPLRQDLIEAFKNLNIPQFTIEELRDKAYSIVGTPEPIKYGEKVVALIEYRDGSIIDVVNNVQRND; via the coding sequence ATGAAAGAAAATAAAGTTGGCCGCATGATTCCAGATGTGTATGCAGAAAAATACGGTGTCTTTGTTGATCAATTTGATCGCAAACCAACCTACAAGCGCGCAAGTGCTGATGTAACTGCTGTATTACCTGGGGAATCAAAACTGAGAGACTCTATTAAAGATGTTATCATCGAATCGGGATTAAAAGATGGTATGACTGTTTCATTCCATCACCACTTCCGTGAAGGTGATGCCGTTCTCAATATGGTTATGGCTGAAATCGCCAAATTAGGAATTAAGAATTTAACCCTTGCATCAAGCTCGATTGCCAATGTTCACGAACCAATTATTGAACATATCCGTAATGGTGTTATTACCAATATTACTTCAAGTGGATTGCGTGATAAAGTTGGAGCTGCTATTTCAAGTGGTATCCTTGAAAATCCAGTTGTGATTCGTTCACACGGTGGTCGCGCACGCGCCATTGAAATGGGTGATATTGAAATCGATGTGGCCTTCTTAGGTGCACCAAGTTCTGATGACTATGGAAATGCAAACGGATCTCATGGAAAAGCAACCTGTGGTGCATTGGGTTATGCTCGTGTCGATGCAGAGTTCGCTAAGAAAGTTGTTATTATTACCGACAATCTTGTGCCGTATCCAAATACACCAATCAGCATTCCGCAAAATCATGTTGACTATGTTGTTGTCGTTGATTCAATTGGTGATCCAAACGGAATTGCCAAGGGAGCAACACGCTTCACAAGTAACCCTAAGGAATTGTTGATTGCTGAATACGCAAGTAAAGTTATTACTGAATCACCATACTTCAAAAATGGTTTTTCATTCCAAGCAGGATCGGGTGGATCAGCACTTGCTGTCGCGCGTTTCCTTAAAGATGAAATGATTGCTAAGGAAGTAAAAGCTGGTTTCGCATTGGGTGGTTTGACAGGTCACATGTGTCAAATGCTCGAAGAAGGATTAATTGATACAATTATTGATACACAGTCATTTGACCGTGGCGCAATTGAATCCATTAAGAATAACGAGAAACACTATGAAATCAGTGCATCCATGTATGCCAACCCTGGTAACAAGGGGGCGGCTGTAAATAAACTTGACGTTGTTGTCCTTTCAGCACTTGAAGTTGACACAAACTTTAATGTTAATGTTATGACAGGATCTGATGGTGTCATTCGTGGCGCCTCAGGTGGACACTGTGATACTGCAGCGGGTGCAAAATTAAGCATCATCTTATCACCGATTGTTCGTGGACGTATCCCAACAATTGTTGATAATGTAAATACAATTATTACACCGGGCCAATCAATCGATGTTGTAGTTACGGAAGTCGGAATTGCGATTAACCCACTACGTCAAGATTTGATTGAAGCCTTCAAGAATCTAAACATTCCGCAATTTACGATTGAGGAATTACGCGACAAAGCTTACAGCATTGTTGGAACACCAGAACCAATCAAATATGGTGAGAAAGTTGTTGCCCTCATAGAATATCGTGATGGTAGCATCATCGACGTTGTAAACAATGTCCAAAGAAACGACTAA
- the citX gene encoding citrate lyase holo-[acyl-carrier protein] synthase, with the protein MSKETTKVVILTTAQDAFQSGEEPTLELVLHHRENRVQFQNKLVAMYPKNTLIALKVNMPGPIKNNELVQALIGIGKQLLKTYTTNQGWQCVYEKDIDTLAGVEYFVVVDEPSITNVKKAMIDLEDHQLLGRLFDLDVFQSDYGSISREDLGYTSRRCLICHESSKDCGRNRTHSVRELHEKIIELLKEEGSVTFND; encoded by the coding sequence ATGTCCAAAGAAACGACTAAAGTCGTCATTCTAACTACTGCGCAAGACGCATTTCAAAGTGGTGAAGAACCTACTTTGGAACTCGTCTTGCATCATCGCGAGAACCGCGTGCAGTTCCAAAATAAACTTGTCGCCATGTATCCCAAAAATACACTCATTGCTCTAAAAGTTAATATGCCAGGACCTATTAAGAACAATGAATTGGTACAAGCATTGATTGGAATTGGCAAGCAGTTACTCAAAACGTATACAACCAACCAAGGTTGGCAATGTGTCTATGAAAAAGATATTGATACATTAGCCGGCGTTGAATACTTCGTTGTTGTTGATGAACCATCGATAACAAACGTAAAAAAAGCCATGATTGATTTGGAAGATCATCAACTGCTTGGTCGCTTGTTCGACCTTGATGTCTTCCAGTCCGATTATGGATCGATTTCGCGCGAAGATTTGGGTTACACATCACGTCGATGCTTGATCTGTCATGAGTCGAGTAAAGACTGTGGTCGCAATCGTACCCATTCGGTCCGCGAACTCCATGAGAAAATAATTGAACTATTAAAAGAAGAAGGGAGCGTGACATTTAATGACTAA
- a CDS encoding oxaloacetate decarboxylase subunit alpha has protein sequence MTKTVKITDTILRDAHQSQIATRMTIEQMIPVLETLDHAGFESLEVWGGATFDACIRFLNEDPWERLRTIRKHVKNTKLQMLLRGQNLLGYKHYADDVVDAFIQKSIENGIDIIRVFDALNDTRNLKTSVASINKYGGHAQVAICYTISEVHTDDYYVELVKEMEAMGAHSICIKDMAGILTPYRAETLVKRIKAVTKLPLQVHTHATSGIAEMTYLKAVEAGADIIDTANSSFAGGTSQPATESMVIALRELGYHIDVNLEDCQKVAEHFKAVKETFIESGVFNPKVLEADPNTLIYQVPGGMISNLLSQLKEAKQLDKFEQVLAEVPKVRADLGYPPLVTPLSQMVGTQAVMNVLSGERYKLVPNEIKDYIKGYYGKSPAPISPELIETIVGKNAEIITVRPADLIEPEMANVTAELGDIADSVEDVLSYALFPQIALPYLKKKHDPFYDVPEQNVTIIM, from the coding sequence ATGACTAAAACCGTTAAAATCACCGATACAATATTGCGAGATGCCCATCAAAGTCAAATTGCAACACGTATGACAATTGAACAAATGATTCCAGTCCTTGAAACACTGGATCATGCGGGATTTGAAAGCCTAGAAGTTTGGGGCGGTGCAACCTTTGATGCATGTATTCGTTTCTTAAACGAAGATCCATGGGAGCGTCTGCGTACCATCCGTAAACACGTCAAAAACACGAAATTACAAATGTTATTGCGTGGACAAAACCTTCTTGGTTACAAACACTATGCTGATGATGTTGTGGATGCTTTCATTCAGAAGTCAATCGAGAATGGTATTGATATTATTCGCGTCTTTGATGCATTGAATGATACGCGTAATCTAAAGACATCTGTGGCATCCATTAATAAATATGGTGGACATGCCCAAGTTGCGATTTGCTACACAATTAGTGAAGTGCATACAGATGACTATTATGTTGAACTCGTCAAGGAAATGGAAGCCATGGGTGCCCATTCAATTTGTATTAAAGATATGGCCGGTATTCTTACACCGTATCGTGCTGAAACACTAGTAAAACGTATCAAGGCAGTCACAAAGCTACCATTGCAAGTTCATACACATGCAACAAGTGGTATTGCTGAAATGACATACCTTAAAGCAGTAGAAGCAGGTGCAGACATTATTGATACTGCAAACTCCTCTTTCGCTGGTGGGACAAGCCAACCCGCTACCGAATCAATGGTTATTGCCCTGCGTGAATTGGGATATCACATTGATGTGAATCTTGAAGATTGCCAAAAAGTTGCTGAACACTTTAAAGCAGTTAAAGAGACATTTATTGAAAGTGGTGTCTTTAATCCCAAGGTTCTCGAAGCCGATCCAAATACGCTTATCTATCAAGTTCCAGGAGGTATGATTTCCAATCTGCTTTCACAACTTAAAGAAGCAAAACAATTGGATAAATTCGAGCAAGTACTTGCGGAAGTACCCAAAGTCCGTGCTGATTTAGGATATCCTCCTTTAGTTACTCCTTTATCACAAATGGTTGGAACACAGGCGGTAATGAACGTCTTGAGTGGTGAGCGCTATAAACTTGTTCCAAACGAAATCAAAGATTACATCAAAGGATATTATGGTAAGTCTCCTGCTCCAATTTCTCCTGAACTTATCGAGACTATCGTAGGAAAGAATGCCGAAATTATTACTGTACGTCCTGCCGATCTCATTGAACCTGAGATGGCAAATGTTACAGCTGAACTCGGCGATATTGCTGACTCGGTTGAGGATGTCTTGTCCTATGCACTGTTCCCACAGATTGCATTACCATACCTCAAGAAGAAGCATGATCCATTCTATGATGTACCCGAACAAAACGTTACGATCATAATGTAA
- a CDS encoding aspartate/glutamate racemase family protein: protein MKTIGIIGGMSWESTATYYKLMNTYTRDLMGGLHSAKLIIFSVDFHEIEYYQSRGEWEKCAEKMILAAQALERAGADFIVISTNTMHNVATQVKASVKIPLLHIAEATSRVLKDAGHTKVALLGTKYTMQLDFYKDVLKANGIEVLIPNIQEIDEINRIIFEELCVGVILETSRKYYQKAILKLQENGAQAVILGCTEIGMLIEHSDCNIPVFDTTEIHAKAAVDCANK from the coding sequence ATGAAAACAATTGGAATTATTGGTGGAATGAGTTGGGAAAGCACCGCCACCTATTATAAGTTAATGAATACATACACACGCGATCTTATGGGAGGTTTACACTCCGCAAAGTTGATTATATTCAGCGTTGATTTTCATGAAATTGAATACTATCAGTCACGTGGAGAATGGGAAAAGTGTGCTGAAAAAATGATACTTGCAGCACAGGCACTCGAACGTGCAGGTGCCGACTTTATTGTTATAAGTACAAATACGATGCATAATGTAGCGACACAAGTCAAAGCATCGGTTAAAATTCCGCTGCTTCATATCGCAGAAGCCACATCACGGGTTTTAAAGGACGCTGGTCACACTAAAGTTGCTTTGTTAGGTACAAAGTACACGATGCAATTAGACTTCTACAAAGATGTCCTGAAAGCTAATGGTATTGAGGTTCTTATACCAAATATTCAAGAGATTGACGAAATAAATCGCATTATTTTTGAAGAATTATGTGTCGGTGTGATACTCGAGACTTCACGCAAGTATTATCAAAAAGCAATATTAAAGTTGCAGGAGAACGGTGCCCAAGCAGTAATTCTTGGGTGCACAGAAATTGGGATGTTAATTGAACACTCTGACTGCAACATTCCAGTATTTGATACAACTGAAATTCATGCAAAAGCTGCAGTAGATTGTGCAAATAAATAA
- a CDS encoding RNA polymerase sigma factor: protein MEITKKTIRDRDELARYLKTISKELQAVAYSFMGDTVLVDDVISETVVKVFNSRKKVKHPEFFKTWIIRILINTCKDTLIAQNKYVELFDEDLILSTENSNDAYAYVHDYVDELPFIEREVITLKVFSGYTFKEISEIIEVPEGTAKTRYYAGLKRLKLEMEELSYE, encoded by the coding sequence ATGGAGATTACAAAAAAGACAATTCGTGATCGCGATGAACTTGCCCGATATCTAAAAACGATATCAAAAGAACTTCAAGCCGTTGCTTATTCATTTATGGGTGACACAGTCTTGGTTGACGATGTCATCAGTGAAACAGTAGTAAAAGTCTTCAACAGTCGCAAGAAAGTTAAACATCCAGAATTCTTTAAAACGTGGATTATTCGTATTTTAATCAATACGTGCAAGGATACGTTGATTGCCCAAAACAAGTATGTTGAGTTGTTTGACGAGGATTTAATCCTAAGTACGGAAAATAGTAACGATGCATATGCCTACGTACATGACTATGTTGATGAACTCCCATTTATTGAGCGAGAAGTAATTACACTCAAAGTTTTTAGTGGCTATACATTTAAAGAAATTAGTGAAATTATAGAAGTACCCGAGGGAACAGCAAAAACACGCTATTATGCCGGTCTTAAGCGTCTTAAATTAGAAATGGAGGAGCTATCTTATGAATAA